The following are encoded in a window of Cycloclasticus pugetii PS-1 genomic DNA:
- a CDS encoding LemA family protein has product MSVSGFMALAVIVVLVGYGIALYNSLVSLKHSVSKAWSNIDVLLKQRHDELPKLVETCRQYMKHEQDTLEKVMLARSGVSNALGESDVAALGKAETQMRQGLMNLFAVAEAYPELKANESFKELQNRISQLENNIADRREFYNESVNLNNVRIEQFPDVLIAKFFNFNDFDLLEFEASQTADVNVKKLFE; this is encoded by the coding sequence ATGAGTGTATCAGGATTTATGGCATTGGCCGTTATTGTTGTCTTAGTGGGCTATGGAATAGCGTTGTATAACAGCTTAGTGAGCTTGAAACATAGCGTATCAAAAGCGTGGTCAAACATTGATGTGTTGCTTAAGCAGCGACATGATGAGTTACCAAAATTGGTTGAAACGTGTCGGCAATACATGAAACATGAGCAAGACACCTTGGAAAAAGTTATGTTGGCGCGCTCGGGCGTTTCAAATGCCCTAGGCGAGTCAGATGTGGCGGCATTAGGGAAGGCGGAAACACAGATGCGGCAAGGTCTCATGAACCTATTTGCCGTTGCCGAAGCCTACCCTGAACTAAAAGCAAATGAGTCGTTTAAAGAGCTGCAAAATAGAATAAGTCAGCTAGAGAATAACATCGCGGACCGACGTGAATTTTATAATGAAAGCGTGAATTTAAATAATGTCCGTATTGAGCAATTTCCAGATGTATTGATAGCAAAATTCTTTAACTTTAATGATTTTGATTTATTAGAGTTTGAAGCGTCACAAACGGCCGATGTTAATGTTAAAAAATTATTTGAATAA